The proteins below come from a single Stomoxys calcitrans chromosome 1, idStoCalc2.1, whole genome shotgun sequence genomic window:
- the LOC106094378 gene encoding uncharacterized protein LOC106094378, which translates to MERYAYMQKLPNSPLTPLTPLDENSSFNFDFVGNDGSLDAYINDVRQMHHNEQRKDPQISATKDCGHLKSRRDSPVPRQRYSEKFRRIRNIFEPQQEQKNPAEKPFIRLQLKDPPKQHCCHQAKECQTHKQPTAALNQMPNQHRPIIKIVKAPDVRSQNTSQEYISTPTNVRTPLKQKNPNIILDAKQQKLSQRQLQEHNLKNKQQERRHTFLQPRSLADKNTNFLLASPVPLKPLCSNISKILHHRGLSMYCGIFQREEIDLYSFKLLTLRDLQQMGINNPKHCDIIMADVCYARRYF; encoded by the exons ATGGAACGGTATGCGTACATGCAAAAGT TGCCCAATTCACCTCTAACTCCTCTAACGCCACTTGATGAAAACTCCTCATTTAACTTTGATTTTGTGGGTAATGATGGTTCTTTAGATGCCTATATTAATGATGTGCGTCAAATGCATCACAACGAGCAGCGAAAAGATCCACAAATATCTGCCACTAAAGACTGTGGCCATCTTAAATCTAGAAGAGACAGTCCAGTGCCAAGGCAACGTTATTCGGAGAAATTTCGTAGAATTCGAAATATATTTGAACCTCAACAGGAGCAAAAGAACCCTGCCGAAAAGCCATTTATTCGCCTGCAGCTGAAAGATCCACCAAAACAGCACTGTTGTCATCAAGCGAAGGAATGTCAAACTCACAAGCAGCCAACAGCAGCATTGAACCAAATGCCTAATCAGCATCGTCCTATTATTAAAATTGTCAAAGCGCCAGATGTCAGGTCACAAAATACATCTCAAGAATATATTTCGACACCTACAAACGTCCGCACCCCACTTAAACAGAAAAATCCCAATATAATACTTGATGCGAAGCAACAAAAGCTAAGTCAACGTCAGCTTCAAGAACACAATCTGAAAAATAAACAACAGGAGAGAAGACATACATTTTTGCAACCTCGTAGTCTCGCTGACAAAAACACTAATTTTCTTCTAGCCTCACCTGTGCCTTTAAAGCCCCTGTGCTCAAACATATCAAAAATTCTTCACCACAGaggtctgtccatgtattgtgGAATTTTTCAAAGAGAAGAAATCGATCTATACAGTTTTAAATTACTAACTTTAAGAGATCTCCAACAAATGGGCATAAACAATCCCAAACATTGTGATATTATAATGGCCGATGTATGTTATGCTCGCCGATATTTTTAG